Proteins found in one Subtercola endophyticus genomic segment:
- a CDS encoding NADPH:quinone reductase: protein MKAIEYTETGGPEVLRLVEVEPSDPGHGEVRVRVVVSGVNPTDWKSRRGSAEVAHFEHPKTPNQDGAGFIDAVGSGVTRFSVGDRVWLRDTAFQRDTGTAAEFVVLPQRLVNPLPRGLSFDVGASLGIPALTAHRALTAHEGGPARLSPGALVGQTVLVAGGAGAVGHAAIQLAVWAGATVITTVSSPAKADLAWRAGAQHVIDYRSEDVVQAVAAIAPHGVSTIVEVNPLANLGIDLELIAVGGTIAIYVSGDPDEVSIAARASMTKNVRYQFVLTYTTSEVQKSNAVAAVTAAAADGALGVGDANGLPIIRYLLDETGAAHQAVEDGAVGKVLIDVGSSDAGHQARDVAAADLAPDGDAW, encoded by the coding sequence ATGAAGGCGATCGAATACACCGAGACGGGCGGGCCCGAGGTTCTGCGACTCGTGGAGGTCGAGCCGAGTGATCCGGGGCACGGTGAGGTGCGGGTACGGGTCGTCGTCTCTGGCGTGAACCCCACCGACTGGAAGTCGAGGCGGGGTTCGGCTGAGGTGGCGCACTTCGAGCATCCGAAGACCCCCAACCAAGACGGCGCAGGCTTCATCGATGCGGTGGGCTCGGGCGTCACGCGGTTCTCGGTCGGCGACCGGGTGTGGCTGCGCGATACCGCTTTTCAGCGTGACACTGGCACTGCAGCGGAGTTCGTCGTGCTGCCGCAGCGGCTGGTGAACCCGCTGCCGAGGGGATTGTCTTTTGATGTCGGTGCGTCGCTCGGCATTCCTGCGCTCACTGCGCACCGGGCCCTGACCGCACACGAGGGCGGCCCGGCGCGACTTTCGCCCGGAGCGCTGGTCGGCCAGACCGTGCTCGTCGCAGGCGGAGCCGGCGCGGTCGGGCACGCGGCGATCCAGCTGGCTGTCTGGGCCGGAGCGACCGTCATCACCACCGTCAGCAGCCCCGCGAAGGCCGATCTGGCGTGGCGAGCCGGCGCCCAGCACGTGATCGACTATCGCAGCGAAGACGTGGTGCAGGCCGTCGCCGCCATCGCACCGCACGGAGTCTCGACCATCGTCGAGGTGAATCCGCTGGCCAATCTCGGCATCGATCTCGAACTGATCGCCGTTGGCGGAACGATTGCGATCTACGTCTCGGGTGATCCCGACGAGGTCTCGATCGCCGCGCGCGCCAGCATGACGAAGAACGTGCGCTACCAGTTCGTGCTGACCTACACGACGAGCGAGGTGCAGAAGTCGAATGCCGTCGCGGCCGTCACCGCTGCGGCAGCCGACGGTGCGCTCGGCGTCGGTGACGCGAATGGGCTGCCGATCATCCGGTACCTGCTCGACGAGACGGGCGCCGCCCACCAGGCGGTCGAAGACGGGGCTGTGGGCAAGGTACTCATCGACGTCGGCTCGTCTGACGCGGGGCATCAGGCTCGGGATGTCGCGGCCGCCGACCTCGCGCCCGACGGTGACGCGTGGTGA
- a CDS encoding alpha-amylase family protein, with protein MAEPGWVTHAVWWQIYPLGFVGAPTTAGDGDGDSGSGEPGAGWPLEHRLERIVAWLDYAVELGASGIALGPVFVSESHGYDTVDYFAIDARLGDEADFDHLIAEAHRRGLRVLLDGVFNHVGRGFERFRLAAEGDAESVAWFVPLGGAAVDGAAGEGAVSEGAAVGSDDRGAGAAGHPLFEVFEGHDSLVKLNHDEPAVADFVVSVMNHWLERGADGWRLDAAYAVDPAFWARVLPRVRAEHPQVYVVGEVLHGDYSAIARAATLDSVTQYEVWKAIWSSLHDRNFFELAYALGRHNGFLSAFVPLTFVGNHDVTRLATAVDDRRHLAHALVVLLTIGGTPSIYYGDEQGFTGLKEQRAGGDDAIRPEFPAAGPSALAADDGWALYHLHQHLIGLRRRHPWLHAARTQQLELTNDFFAYEVVGTDSQERLVVLLNVGDQPYALEVARASTLLAGECTVTPTPTGATISTPPHGWAVLGA; from the coding sequence ATGGCTGAGCCCGGGTGGGTGACGCATGCGGTGTGGTGGCAGATCTATCCGCTGGGGTTCGTCGGGGCGCCCACGACCGCCGGTGACGGCGACGGTGACAGCGGGAGTGGCGAGCCCGGCGCGGGATGGCCGCTCGAACATCGCCTCGAGCGCATCGTCGCGTGGCTCGACTATGCGGTTGAGCTCGGGGCGTCGGGTATCGCCCTTGGCCCGGTGTTCGTCTCGGAGAGTCACGGCTATGACACGGTCGACTACTTCGCCATCGATGCGCGGCTCGGCGACGAGGCCGACTTCGATCACCTGATCGCCGAGGCGCATCGGCGCGGGCTGCGCGTGCTGCTCGACGGGGTGTTCAACCACGTGGGGCGGGGGTTCGAGCGGTTCCGGCTCGCGGCGGAGGGTGACGCCGAGAGCGTGGCCTGGTTCGTGCCGCTCGGCGGCGCGGCGGTCGACGGCGCGGCGGGCGAGGGCGCGGTGAGCGAGGGCGCGGCGGTGGGCAGCGACGACCGGGGCGCGGGTGCCGCCGGGCATCCGCTGTTCGAGGTGTTCGAGGGGCACGACTCGCTCGTGAAGCTCAACCACGACGAGCCTGCGGTGGCCGACTTCGTGGTGTCGGTAATGAACCACTGGCTCGAGCGCGGGGCCGACGGGTGGCGGCTCGACGCGGCGTACGCGGTGGATCCCGCGTTCTGGGCGCGCGTGCTGCCCCGGGTTCGGGCCGAGCATCCGCAGGTCTACGTCGTGGGGGAGGTGCTGCACGGCGACTACAGCGCCATCGCCCGGGCCGCAACGCTCGACTCGGTGACGCAGTACGAGGTGTGGAAGGCCATCTGGAGCTCGCTGCACGACCGCAACTTCTTCGAGCTCGCCTATGCGCTCGGGCGGCATAACGGGTTTCTGTCGGCGTTCGTTCCGCTGACGTTCGTCGGCAACCACGACGTGACGCGGCTGGCGACGGCTGTGGATGATCGGCGGCACCTCGCGCACGCCCTCGTTGTGCTGCTGACGATCGGCGGCACGCCGTCGATCTACTACGGCGACGAGCAGGGCTTCACCGGGCTCAAGGAGCAGCGGGCCGGCGGTGACGACGCGATTCGGCCGGAGTTTCCGGCCGCGGGTCCGTCGGCGCTCGCCGCAGACGACGGATGGGCGCTTTATCACCTGCACCAGCACCTGATCGGTCTGCGGCGGCGGCACCCGTGGCTACACGCGGCTCGCACGCAGCAGCTCGAGCTGACGAATGATTTCTTCGCCTACGAGGTCGTCGGTACCGATTCGCAGGAGCGGCTCGTGGTGCTCCTCAACGTGGGAGACCAGCCATATGCGCTGGAGGTCGCCCGGGCATCCACTCTTCTGGCCGGCGAGTGCACCGTCACCCCCACCCCGACCGGCGCCACAATTTCCACTCCGCCGCACGGCTGGGCGGTACTGGGCGCCTGA
- a CDS encoding GNAT family N-acetyltransferase has product MSNQHSAPAPDFSAVPTLVGTRVTLVPLSLEHVPDLQRAVAEGDLWQTWYTRIPGPAEMTDAVQHRLDLNAAGEWVPWAIISHDSGEAVGMTSYLNIRADNRKLEIGSTWLAKSQQRTGINSDAKLLQLTHAFETLGCVAVEFRTHWHNQQSRAAIARLGAKQDGVLRNNDIWRDGTLRDTVVFSIIESEWPTVRLGLTEKVAGRAR; this is encoded by the coding sequence ATGTCGAACCAGCACTCCGCGCCCGCGCCCGACTTCAGCGCCGTACCGACGTTGGTCGGCACGCGGGTGACGTTGGTTCCGCTGTCACTCGAGCACGTGCCCGACCTGCAGAGGGCCGTCGCGGAGGGCGACCTGTGGCAGACGTGGTACACGCGCATTCCGGGCCCTGCAGAGATGACGGATGCGGTGCAGCACCGCCTCGACTTGAACGCCGCTGGCGAGTGGGTGCCGTGGGCGATCATCAGCCACGACAGCGGTGAGGCCGTCGGAATGACGTCGTACCTGAACATCCGGGCTGACAATCGTAAGCTCGAGATCGGCTCGACGTGGCTCGCCAAGAGCCAGCAGCGCACCGGAATCAACAGTGACGCCAAACTGCTGCAGCTCACCCACGCTTTCGAGACCCTCGGCTGCGTCGCCGTGGAGTTTCGTACGCACTGGCACAACCAGCAATCGCGTGCCGCCATCGCCCGGCTCGGTGCCAAGCAAGACGGCGTTCTGCGCAACAACGACATCTGGCGCGACGGCACCCTGCGCGACACCGTGGTCTTCTCGATCATCGAGTCGGAGTGGCCCACCGTGCGCCTCGGCCTCACCGAGAAAGTGGCGGGCCGCGCGCGCTGA
- a CDS encoding 8-oxoguanine deaminase → MSPQTLPVARTIIQGAYVVTVDGGGSEHAEGHVVVDGDTIVAVGAGAAPRWALEGESSDVAGGDGHAAVSASGGAARDTSGGASGGAGWDASGGASAGDAVPQGRPRASVTLVDGRGHLLTPGLINTHHHLYQWLTRGYAQDAILFDWLTALYPLWSRIDADLVEQGALGAMAVAAKSGCTTVGDHHYVFPAGSGDILGGIVRAAAQLGVRIHATRGSMDLGQSDGGLPPDFAVESIDAILAASVEAIDRYHDPSRGAMAQIALAPCSPFSVTADLLRESAALGRSRGVRLHTHGSETVEEDAFCLAKFGKTPTQYLEDLGWLGDDVWMAHCVHLDDHAIARFAATGTAVAHCPSSNARLAAGIARVPAMLDAGITVGLGVDGAASNESGQLGTEIRMAVLMNRLGSGADRMPGRAALRMATMGGAATLGRAAEIGSLEVGKLADLALWKIDGVEHAGILDPVAALTLGAQPPLALLLVNGAEVVRDGHLTRVDEGAVASAVARASVALAAR, encoded by the coding sequence ATGAGCCCGCAAACGCTGCCCGTCGCCCGAACGATCATCCAGGGCGCGTACGTCGTGACCGTCGACGGCGGCGGCAGCGAGCACGCCGAGGGGCACGTGGTGGTCGACGGTGACACGATCGTGGCCGTGGGGGCCGGCGCGGCGCCGCGGTGGGCGCTCGAGGGTGAATCCAGCGACGTGGCGGGTGGCGACGGTCACGCTGCGGTCAGCGCCAGTGGCGGCGCCGCCAGGGACACGAGCGGGGGCGCCAGTGGCGGCGCCGGCTGGGACGCTAGCGGGGGCGCCAGCGCGGGCGACGCCGTGCCGCAGGGCCGGCCCCGGGCATCCGTCACCCTCGTCGACGGCCGCGGCCACCTTCTCACGCCGGGGCTCATCAACACCCACCACCACCTCTACCAGTGGCTCACCCGCGGGTATGCCCAAGACGCCATACTGTTCGACTGGCTGACGGCGCTGTATCCGCTGTGGTCGCGCATCGACGCCGACCTCGTGGAACAGGGCGCGCTCGGAGCGATGGCTGTGGCGGCGAAATCGGGATGCACGACCGTCGGTGATCACCACTACGTGTTTCCCGCGGGATCCGGCGACATTCTCGGCGGAATCGTGCGGGCTGCGGCGCAGTTGGGCGTGCGCATCCACGCCACCCGCGGCTCGATGGATCTCGGTCAGAGCGACGGCGGCCTGCCACCCGACTTCGCGGTGGAGTCGATCGATGCGATTCTGGCGGCGAGTGTCGAGGCGATCGACCGCTACCACGACCCTTCGCGCGGCGCGATGGCGCAGATCGCGCTCGCCCCGTGTTCGCCGTTCTCGGTGACGGCCGACCTGCTGCGCGAGTCGGCCGCGCTCGGGCGGTCGCGGGGCGTGCGGCTGCACACGCACGGCTCCGAGACGGTCGAAGAAGACGCGTTCTGCCTGGCGAAGTTCGGCAAGACTCCCACGCAATACCTCGAAGACCTCGGCTGGCTCGGCGACGACGTGTGGATGGCGCACTGCGTACACCTCGACGACCACGCCATCGCCCGCTTCGCCGCGACCGGCACGGCAGTCGCGCACTGCCCGTCGTCGAACGCCCGTCTCGCGGCGGGCATCGCGCGCGTGCCTGCCATGCTCGACGCCGGAATCACCGTGGGGCTCGGAGTCGACGGCGCCGCGTCGAACGAATCCGGTCAGCTGGGCACCGAGATCCGCATGGCAGTGCTCATGAATCGGCTGGGTTCGGGTGCCGACCGGATGCCCGGGCGGGCCGCCCTGCGCATGGCGACCATGGGCGGGGCCGCCACGCTGGGTCGCGCCGCCGAGATCGGCTCGCTCGAGGTCGGCAAACTCGCCGATCTGGCGCTCTGGAAGATCGACGGCGTCGAGCACGCCGGCATTCTCGACCCGGTCGCTGCGCTCACCCTGGGCGCGCAGCCTCCGCTCGCCCTACTGCTCGTCAACGGCGCCGAGGTCGTTCGCGACGGGCACCTCACCCGCGTCGACGAGGGTGCCGTCGCGTCGGCTGTCGCCCGGGCATCCGTCGCCCTCGCGGCTCGCTGA
- a CDS encoding nuclear transport factor 2 family protein has product MDARLPPDEGAPLPAELDGRLQTIVVEAERALLSPEVRGDRAALERLLDRQFIEIGQSGRLWTRAEMIAALVAEGAASAAAAAAGEETAGAAALVGDGDGAAPPTDASPGSLDREMSEIRTTMLGPETILLTYLLYFDGRWSRRSSIWVVPAGSTARIVFHQGTPRPSAQTAEISTP; this is encoded by the coding sequence ATGGATGCCCGGCTGCCGCCCGACGAAGGAGCGCCTCTGCCTGCGGAACTCGATGGTCGGCTGCAGACGATCGTCGTCGAGGCCGAGCGCGCGCTGCTGAGCCCCGAGGTGCGCGGCGATCGCGCCGCCCTCGAACGGCTGCTCGACCGGCAGTTCATCGAGATCGGGCAGTCGGGGCGGCTCTGGACTCGCGCCGAGATGATCGCGGCGCTGGTGGCCGAGGGGGCGGCGTCGGCAGCGGCAGCGGCAGCGGGCGAGGAAACCGCGGGCGCCGCGGCGCTGGTCGGCGACGGCGACGGCGCCGCGCCGCCGACTGACGCGTCGCCGGGTTCGCTCGACCGCGAGATGTCGGAGATTCGCACCACAATGCTCGGGCCCGAGACGATACTGCTCACGTATCTGCTGTACTTCGACGGCCGGTGGTCTCGGCGGTCATCCATCTGGGTCGTGCCTGCCGGGTCGACCGCGCGCATCGTTTTCCACCAGGGCACCCCGCGGCCGTCCGCACAAACAGCGGAGATTTCGACACCGTAG
- the ybaK gene encoding Cys-tRNA(Pro) deacylase: MAKASKTAGPTTAATVALVRAGIAFTPHAYHHDESSTDFGDEAARALGIEPERVFKTLMVETDSGLVVAIVAVASMLDVKAVASAHGAKRAVMADKSVAERKSGYVVGGISPFGQKTPLPTLLDDRALDFATIYVSGGRRGFDIDVAPSDLVNVTGATVTTIRRA, from the coding sequence ATGGCGAAGGCATCGAAGACGGCCGGCCCCACCACGGCGGCGACGGTTGCCCTGGTACGTGCCGGGATCGCCTTCACTCCGCACGCCTATCACCACGACGAATCCTCGACCGACTTCGGCGACGAGGCGGCCCGGGCGCTCGGCATTGAGCCCGAGCGCGTTTTCAAGACGCTGATGGTGGAGACGGATTCCGGCCTCGTGGTGGCGATCGTCGCCGTCGCGTCGATGCTCGACGTGAAGGCCGTCGCGTCGGCACACGGGGCGAAGCGGGCGGTGATGGCCGACAAGTCGGTCGCCGAACGCAAGAGCGGGTATGTGGTGGGCGGTATCAGTCCGTTCGGGCAGAAGACGCCGCTGCCGACGCTGCTCGATGATCGTGCGCTCGACTTCGCGACCATCTACGTTTCGGGCGGTCGGCGCGGGTTCGACATCGACGTGGCTCCCTCAGATCTGGTGAACGTGACGGGCGCCACGGTAACGACCATCCGGCGCGCCTGA
- a CDS encoding alpha/beta hydrolase codes for MTDTPRRAAINDAAVVWSVPTEELAARLPVSPLIIIMHGYGSHENDLISLAPLLPEGTVAASLRAPLLAPHPIENGFSWFTITEPGNPRVSGLDDAAASVIDWLDRVEQTYGTPPSVSGLGFSQGGAMAVHLLRTAPERFATAVNLSGFVASGQVHGDRAMAELRRPVFWGRDVADPIITNDAVERTQDWLPSHSDLTAKLYPGIHHGVSQEEITDVAEFLSEHLFGRATPASATDA; via the coding sequence GTGACAGATACGCCTCGCCGTGCAGCCATCAACGACGCCGCCGTGGTCTGGTCGGTTCCCACCGAAGAGCTCGCCGCGCGTCTGCCCGTGAGCCCGCTGATCATCATCATGCACGGCTACGGCTCGCACGAGAACGACCTCATCTCGCTCGCACCCTTGCTTCCTGAAGGCACGGTCGCCGCGTCGCTTCGCGCGCCCCTTCTGGCACCGCACCCCATCGAGAACGGGTTCTCTTGGTTCACCATCACCGAGCCCGGCAACCCGCGCGTCTCCGGGCTCGATGACGCGGCCGCATCGGTCATCGACTGGCTCGACCGGGTGGAGCAGACCTACGGCACTCCCCCGAGCGTCAGCGGTCTGGGCTTCTCGCAGGGCGGCGCCATGGCGGTGCACCTGCTTCGCACCGCCCCCGAACGCTTCGCCACCGCCGTCAACCTCTCGGGGTTCGTCGCGTCAGGGCAGGTGCACGGCGATCGGGCGATGGCCGAGTTGCGGCGTCCGGTGTTCTGGGGTCGGGATGTCGCAGACCCGATCATCACGAACGACGCTGTCGAACGCACACAAGATTGGCTGCCCTCACACTCGGATCTGACGGCGAAGTTGTACCCGGGCATCCATCACGGGGTGTCGCAAGAAGAGATCACCGACGTGGCCGAGTTCTTGAGCGAGCACCTCTTCGGGCGCGCCACGCCCGCCTCGGCGACCGACGCCTGA
- a CDS encoding metal-sensitive transcriptional regulator, translating to MIDDIKKRALHRTRILEGQLRGLEKAIENEDYCIDIITQSLAIQKSLGSLNKLMVENHLKTHVTEMFEAGGEQREHAIDELVRIYELSRNRGE from the coding sequence GTGATCGACGACATCAAGAAGCGCGCCCTGCACCGCACACGCATTCTCGAAGGCCAACTGCGCGGGCTCGAGAAGGCCATCGAGAACGAGGACTACTGCATCGACATCATCACGCAGAGCCTTGCCATTCAGAAGTCGCTCGGGTCGCTCAACAAACTGATGGTCGAGAACCACCTCAAAACGCACGTCACCGAGATGTTCGAAGCCGGCGGCGAGCAGCGCGAACACGCGATCGACGAGCTGGTGCGCATCTACGAGTTGAGTCGCAACCGCGGGGAGTAA
- a CDS encoding DNA-formamidopyrimidine glycosylase family protein: MPEGDTVYRAAEHLNAVLAGRELTGCDIRVPKFATVNLSGETVDDVVSRGKHILMRIGEFSIHSHLKMEGTWHIYKPGTRWRKPAWQARAVLKTQEHTAVGFELGLLEVLRRDDEDDVVGYLGPDLLGAGWGPEAAAEAERRLAVDPAREIDVALLDQRNLAGLGNVFVNELCFLRGVRPDRPVGDVGQLDKVVALAHRLITANRDRVERTTTGDTRPGKQVWVYNRAGQPCRRCGSRIESGKLGANELSLRDTYWCPHCQS; encoded by the coding sequence GTGCCTGAAGGCGACACCGTCTACCGCGCCGCCGAGCACCTCAACGCCGTGCTGGCGGGGCGGGAGCTGACCGGGTGCGACATCCGGGTGCCGAAGTTCGCCACGGTCAACCTCAGCGGCGAGACCGTCGATGACGTGGTGAGCCGCGGCAAGCACATTCTGATGCGAATCGGCGAGTTCAGCATCCATTCGCACCTCAAAATGGAGGGCACCTGGCACATCTACAAGCCCGGAACCCGCTGGCGCAAACCGGCCTGGCAGGCGCGCGCGGTGCTGAAGACGCAGGAGCACACGGCTGTCGGGTTCGAACTCGGCCTGCTCGAGGTGCTGCGACGCGACGACGAAGACGACGTCGTCGGGTATCTGGGGCCCGACCTGCTCGGCGCCGGCTGGGGGCCCGAAGCCGCCGCCGAGGCCGAGCGCCGTCTCGCCGTCGATCCGGCCCGCGAGATCGACGTCGCACTGCTCGACCAACGCAACCTCGCGGGCCTCGGAAACGTCTTCGTGAACGAACTGTGCTTTCTGCGCGGCGTGCGCCCCGACAGACCCGTGGGCGATGTTGGCCAGCTCGACAAGGTCGTGGCTCTGGCGCACCGCCTCATCACGGCGAACCGGGACCGCGTCGAACGCACCACAACCGGCGACACCCGGCCGGGCAAGCAGGTCTGGGTCTACAACCGCGCAGGCCAGCCCTGCCGCCGCTGCGGAAGCCGCATCGAGAGCGGCAAGCTCGGCGCGAACGAGCTGTCGCTGCGTGACACGTACTGGTGCCCGCACTGCCAGAGCTAG